From Slackia heliotrinireducens DSM 20476:
GTAGGTCGTGCCTGAGCGGGTGCAGGTTCCGAGTTTCTTCTCGACGGTCTTGCCAGGCCAGTTGCCAACCTTCTGATGGCTGCCTGTCAGCCCGTTGAACAGGGTCGACTTTCCTGAGTTCGGCTGCCCGAGCAGGGCAAGGCTCAACGTCGCTTCCATAATCTAGGCCACCTCCTCAACTTCGATGTGCTGCGCCTCTTCGCGGTTGATGGCCAGAAGCGTATCGCGTTCGAACACCAGCACAGGACGATGCTTGTCGTTCCTGCGCACCACCACGGTGCTGCCCGGCATGATGCCCACGCTTGACAGGCGTGTCAGCAACCGGACGTTGCCCGACACTCCCTTCACGCGCACGGTGGTGCCGGGCGCAACTTCGTTCAACCTTGTCATCTGGCATTTCTCCTTTCCCACAGCAGCATTGCAACCTGCCGTAAACCACTCGGATCACCCACGCGATTCCAAACGCGACCTGCGCCGGTACTCGAGGGGGTTGACGTCGAATTCCTTCTTGAACGCAGCCGAGAATTTGCTCGGGTTGACATATCCGCAGCTCAAGGCAACATCTCCCACAGGCT
This genomic window contains:
- a CDS encoding FeoA family protein → MTRLNEVAPGTTVRVKGVSGNVRLLTRLSSVGIMPGSTVVVRRNDKHRPVLVFERDTLLAINREEAQHIEVEEVA